Genomic window (Catenulispora sp. MAP5-51):
CGCCATCAGGTCCGGATCTTGCAGCGGCAGTTGGGCGGTCAAAGGGTTCGGTTCGAACCTTCGGATCGGGCCTTGCTGGCGGCGCTGCTAGGCACGTTCCCACGCGGGACACTGCGCCGGCTGCATGCTGGTCATGATAGACGGGCCAAACCTAACCCGACCAGCACGGACGACATTCTCGGCAGCCACGGCCTCAGGTCACTTCTGCCGGCTGCACAGCAGCACGAGTAAGGCTTCGGCGTACAGCTGCGATCGTTCCTACGCGAGGCGTTTGTCTTCGATGAGCTGGCCCTAGCCTGCTGTCGCGTCCAATTGCTGGACGACCCGGCCTCCGGATCCAGTCGTCTAGGTCTTGTGCGGGTCGGTGGCGGGCACCCAGGCGCCTGGGGCGTGGATGCCCGTGTCGGGGGTGCCCTGGGTCAGGGCGTCGACCGTGGCCAGGACGGCGGCGCGGACCTCGTTGCGCCGCCAGACCAGGGACCAGGTCCAGTAGATCTTCGGATCGATGACCGGGCGCTGGATCAGGTCCGGGGGTAGCGGCGTGGTCTGGCCCTTGGGCGAATTGATGATGGGTCGGCGTGAGCGGCGCACGTGGTCGAAGAAGGCGGGCCCGGTGATGCCGCCGTCAAGGATGTGTTCGGCCTGGGCACCGGTGTCGTCGGCGATCTGCTGGGCGTAGACGTTCCACGACTCCCAGGACGTGGTGTCGTCGTCCAGGAGGACGGCGGTGTCCCGGGCCCGAACCGGTGTCGGGTCCGGCCCGGCGGTGACCGCGTACAACCGGTCGGCGCCCAGTAGCCGGGCGTTCAGGTCGTGGCGTTCAAGGCCCTCGGCGTCGATCCAGCACACGGCCAGGTCCAGACTGCCGTCGGCGACTCGGGCGGCCTGGGTGTGGGAGGGAGCCACCCAGGCGTCGACGTGCAGTCGCGCGACGGCCGACGCCCGGGCGTTCAGGTCCGGGGGAAGCCAGTTGACGTAGCCGAGCCGGACCGGTTCGGAGCCGGAGATCCGTGCGGCCCGGCTGCGCAGGTCCTCGGCGCGTTCCAGCAGCGAGCGGGTGTGTGGGAGCAGGGCGGCGCCAGCAGGGGTGAGGGTCACCGAGCGTCGATCGCGGTCGAACAGTCGCACGCCGAGGTCGTGTTCCAGAGCTTTGATCTGCTGCGAGAGCGACGGACCGGCGATGAACAGCCGGTCGGCGGCCCGCCGGAAGTTGAGCTCCTCGGCGACTACCACGAAGTACTGCAACTGGCGCAACTCCACCCCTCCAATGGTAGAGGTATGGCAAGGCCCAACCACCAACAGGAGGGGGAGCCAGGCTGGCGCGGGCCTCTTGTCTTACGGGGTCACCGCGTGGTCCGGGTTGCCGATTCGGAGTGTGGCGGCGGTCGCGGCGGAGGCTAGGACAATGGCTGCGGCCAGGAGCAGCGCTTGGTGGTAGCCGTGGTGCAGAAGCGGGGCGGCGGTCAGCGGGCCGAGGATCTGGCCGATGGAGTAGCCCGCCGTGAGCAGCGCGACCGAGCGCGGGAACCGCAGGTGGGCTCCGAATCCCAGCGCGATCGTGCTCACGCCCAGGAACGTCGCACCGAACAGGGCTGCGGATACGACCGCGGCCACCGCACTGCTGAGCATGGCCGGCAGGGCGATGCCGACAGCCTGGACGAGCAGCGCGACGACCAGCAGATCGGGGGCTGACGAGCGCCGTCCCAGCCGTGCCCACAGCGCCGGAGAGGGCACCGCGGCCAGCCCGACCAGCACCCACGCGCCGCTGCCGATCCAGCCCGGCGAGGTCTGCTCGATGGCTGCGACCAGGAAGGTGCCGGCGATGATGTAGCCGACGCCTTCGAGGCTGTAGCTGAGGAACAGCGCGCCGAATCGGCGCCGATTCCCGGACGCGGAGGGCCGACGTGTCACGTGCAGTGCGAGGTCCGGCGAGGGGGCCGCTTCCGGACGCAGCCCCCACGCGCCGACGCTGAGCAGAGCGGCCAGCGCGGCTGCGCCGCACCATGCGGCGCGCCAGTCGCCTACGGCCCGCAGCGCCAGAACCAGCAGCCCGGACAGGGCGATGCCAGCGCCGACGCCGCCGAATCCCCATCCGGCCAGCGACGGCGGGTGTCCACGCAGGTTGCTCAGCAGAGCGCTGACAGCAACGACGAAGACCAGGGCGCTGGCGACGCCTGCGAGCAGGCGCAGCGCCTCCCATACGGGTACCGCGTGGGTGGCCGGCATCGCGGCCAGCGTCGCGGTCAGCACCACCAGCGAGGCGCGCAGCACGGCGCGCGAGCGCGCCAGCGCGGTCAAAAGGATCCCGCCGAGGGCGCCGATCAGGTAGCCGATGTAGTTCGCGCTGGCCAGACGCGCGCCAGTGGATGCGGTCAGGCCGGCCTGAGCGTGCATCAAGGGCAGGATCGGGGTGTACGCGAAGCGCCCCACCCCCATCCCGGCAGCCAACGCCGCGGCGGCCGGAATGACGTACTCCCTCACAGCTGCGGGCCGGCCACCGGCGGGGGCAATGCGATTCGGGGCCGGGGTCGTGGCTGGGGATGGTGACAGCCTGCGCCTGGGTGCCGACGGGGAGCGCGACGTGACAGGACCTGTCACTGGGCGGCGTCGTCCTTGCCCGGGTCGTTGGGGTGCGGCTGCAGCGCGGTGACCTTAAGTGTCATCCAGGACCGCAGCGGGAGGGTGTCCAGCACCTTCTCGTGCAGGGCGGTCTCGTCGTCCGCGCGCCAGATCCCCAGGCTGCGCATCTCGCCGACCGGTCGCCACAGTCGGAACAGGTTTCCGGTGGCCGCGAGTTCCGCAGCCCGGACGGCTTCGGCCGCGCGGCGGCTGTCGACCTCGGCCTGCTCGGTGCCCTCGGGGATCGTGGTGGTGATCTCGACCAGAAACTCCTGCATGGTCTGCTCTCCGTCTCGTGTCGATGCGCCGGGGCCCTTGAACCGGGGTTTGGTCAACCAACCGTGTGCCCGCTCCGGCCGTGATCGCCAGGACCATGATTCTCCGACCTGATAGATACAGGCTCCCATCGCAGCTCAAGGGCGGTGGGAGGCGTCGCAGGGGTCTTTGACGCCGGCAGACCGGGCCGTCTAGCGTCGCTACTAGCCGACCGGTCAACTATTCGATTCGATCGGGTCACCGCCCCTCACACAGAGAAGGTCATCATGACTACTGCCGGACAGAAGGTCGCCGTCATCACTGGTGCGTCGCAGGGCATCGGCGCGGGCCTGGTCGCCGCCTACCGCAAGCTGGGCTACGGGGTGGTCGCCACCTCGCGCAGCATCGCGCCGTCGTCAGACCCGGATGTGCTCACCGTCCGGGGCGACATCTCCGACCCGGCCACCGCCGAGCGTGTGATCGCCGCGGGTATCGAGCGGTTCGGCCGCATCGACACGTTGGTCAACAACGCCGGGGTGTTCATCGCCAAGCCGTTCGCCGAGTACACGGCGACGGACTACGAGTCGGCGATCGGCGTCAACCTGACTGGGTTCTTCCGCATCACCCAGCTCGCCGCCGAGCGGATGCTCGCCCAGGGCAGCGGCCACATCGTGCAGATCACCACCAGCCTGGTCGACCACGCCAGCTCGGACGTCACCTCGGTGCTGGCCTCGCTGACCAAGGGCGGGCTGCAGTCGGCGACCAAGGCCCTGGCGATCGAGTACGCCGGCCGCGGCGTCCGCGCCAACGCGGTCGCCCTCGGGATCGTCAAGACCCCGATGCACCCCGAGGCCTACTACGAGATGTTGGCCGCGATGCACCCGCTGGGCCGGATGGGCGAGGTCGACGACGTCACCGAGGCGGTGATCTACCTGGAGGGCGCCGCCTTCGTTACCGGCGAAATCCTCCACGTCGACGGCGGACAGAGCGCCGGCCGCTAAGGCCTGCTGCCAGGACGTCCACGAGTTCCCTGCGACCAAGGAGTTCCCGATGAGCAAGACATTCCTGATCACTGGAGTCAGCAGGGCGTGGGCCGCGCGTTCGCCCAGGAGGCCCTGGCCGCCGGGCACCTGGTCGCCGGCACCGTCCGCAACCCCGACCAGATCGCCGAGTTCGAGGCCCTGGCACCGGGCCGGGCCACCGGCTGGCTGCTGGAAGTCACCGACGACGCGGCCGTGGCCGCCGTGGTCGAGGACGTCCAGAGCCGCCTCGGCTCGATCGACGTGCTGATCAGCAACGCCGGCTATGGCGTGGAGGGCACCGTCGAGGAGTCCTCGATGGCTGATCTGCGCCGCCAGTTCGACGTCAACGTGTTCGGGACGGTGGCCGCCATCAAGGCAGTCCTGCCGTCGATGCGGACCCGGCGCAGCGGACACATTTTCACCGTGTCCTCCATGGCCGGGCTGACCGCGCTGCCGGGCGTCGCGTTCTACGGCGCCAGCAAGTTCGCCATCGAGGGCATCTCGGCGTCCTTGGCCCAAGAGGTCGCGCACCTGGGCATCCACGTCACGTCCCTGGCCTTGGGAGCGTTCCGCACCGACTGGGCCGGACGGTCGATGACCCGTGTGCCGCGGACCATCGGCGGCTACGACGCCGTGTTCGACCCGATCCGCACCGCCCGCCAGGCCAAGGACGGTCACCAGCCAGGAGACCCCCTCCGCGCCGCGCAGGCCCTGCTCGCCGTGCTGGATGCCGACAAGCCACCGGTCCATCTGGTGCTGGGCACCGACGCGCTGCGCCTGATCGAAACCGGCCGGCAGCGCCTGGACGACGACATCGCCGCCTGGTCGGACCTGACCGCCTCCACCGGCTACCCGGCCGGCCAGTAACCCCACCCGTCGCCGCGCGCCCCGGCCGCGGCCGTTGTCTGGACACCCCTGATGAACGATTCCCCCACCCGGACCGGCGTGGACTTCTGGTTCGACCCGGTGTGCCCGTGGACCTGGCTGACCTCCCGATGGATGCTGGAGGTCCGAAAAACCGGCCGGTCGACATCACCTGGCACGTCATGAGCCTGGCCGTCCTCAACGAGGAGCGCCTGGACCAGCTGTCGCCAGCCGACCGCGAACTGATGGGCCACGCCTGGGCGCCGGTCAGAGTCCTGATCGCCGCACAGGAAGCCTTCGGCCCCGACGTCCTGGAACCCCTCTACACCGCGCTGGGCACCCGCTACTTCCCCCAGGACCAGCCCAAGACGCGCGCCACCATCGCCCCTGCCCTGCACGAGGCGGGGCTGCCCGAGCAGCTGGCCGAGGCCGGAGATACCGACGCCCACGATCCGGCGCTGCGCCGCTCGCACCGCGAAGGCATCGAGCTGGTCGGCCAGGAGGTCGGCAGCCCCATCATCGCCGTCCCCGGTCCCGATCCCGCCGCCGGCAAGATCGCCTCTTTCGGGCCAGTGGTCACCCCCACGCCCACAGGCGAGCAGGCCGCTCGCCTGTGGGACGGGGTTCTGGCCGTGGCCTCCACGCCCGGGTTCTACGAGATCAAGCGGACCCGCACCGTCGGCCCGATCTTCACCTGACCGCGCGCACCCCGATCCCGGAACAACGCCAGCAAGACCCAGCGCATCCCGAAAGGAACGACACGATGAGCACCAACGCCAACGGCCCCTTCGCCCGCCTCCCCGAAGTGCCCTCCTTCACCGTGGCCAGCACCACCGTCGCTGACGGCGCCGCCCGGTCCCTGGACCAACGCTCTGGCATCCTCGGCGTCCCCGGCGGGAAGGACGTCTCCCCGCAGCTGTCCTGGAGCGGCGCCCCGGCAGGCACCAAGAGCTACGCCGTCACCGTCTACGACCCTGACGCCCCCACCGGGTCCGGGTTCTGGCACTGGGCACTGGCCGACATCCCTGCCACCGTCACCGAGCTCCCCGAAGGCGTCGGCGACGACACCGGATCAGGACTGCTGGCCGGCGCGTTCCAGCTGCCGAATGACGCCCGGGCGGCCCGCTACCTCGGCGCCGCCCCGCCGGCCGGGCACGGCCAGCACCGCTACTTCATCGTGGTCCACGCCCTGGACACGGCCTCCATCGGAGTGCCGGCCGAGGCCACCCCGGCCTTCCTGGGCTTCACAATGACCAGCCACATCCTCGGCCGCGCAGTCCTGATCGCCACCGCCGAAACCCCCGCCTGACCAGCCGATCCGCGGCAGCGGTGAATGACGTACCCGGCCTCGTCCAAGACCAGAACGGCGCGGGACGCCTGGGTCGCGATCATTCGCCGCCACCACAACCGCGAGGAGCCCTTCATCCATGGAAGCCATCTACACCGGGGTCGCTACCGCCAACGGCCGCGCCGAACGTGCGGTCAGCGCCGACGGCCAGCTCGACCTCAAACTCGCCTTCCCGCCTGCGCTCGGTGGCGATGGCGCGGGCACCAACCCCGAGCAGCTGTTCGCCGCCGGCTACGCCGCCTGCTACTCCAGCACCCTGGGCGTCGTCGGGCGCGAGCGGAACCTGGACACCGGCGAAGTCTCGGTGACCGCCGAAATCAGCATCGGCAACGACGACGACGCCGCCGGCCTGGCCATCTCAGCCGTCCTGCGCATCGAGCTGCCGGAACACCTGCAGAACACCGAAGGCCGAAGACTGGTCAAACTCGCTCACGCCGCCTGTCCCTACTCCAAGGCGACCCGCGGCAACATCCCTGTCGACCTCGTCGTGGTCGAGTGACCACCCAGTACTGGTGCCGCACTACCGTGCGGCGCCGACCGCCCAGGAAGCTGCTTCCTGGCGATATTCGACGTGGGACAGGGGCAATTGCACGACGCGTCCCCTCGGCCCCGGATGCCGACGTCGAGGTCGGTATCCGGGGCCGGCGGTCGGGGTCAGTGCTCGTTGCTGACGCGGGAGACGTGGTACTGCAGGATCTCCCAGCGCTCATCCGCGCGCTGCAGGACCAGCGACAGATACACCCGGGCCTCCCAGTCCGCCGGGTCGCGGAAGGTGACGTCCACGAACCCGCCCGCCGCGTCCTGGCCGATCGCCCACGCGTGCAGCACGCTGACGTCCTCGGCGCGGCGGTAGCCGGGGACGGCGCCGTAGTACTCGGCCACCGCGTCACGGCTGACCAGGGGCTCCGGTCCGAACCCCTGGAACAGAGCGTCAGGGGCGAACAGCCCGGCCATGGCCGTCAGGTCATGGCTGTTGAACGCCGCCATCCAGCGCTCCACCACCTCGCGTACCGCATCCACTTCGTGCGTCGCTTGGTTCATTGCGTCCACGTCCTCCATGACAGTAGTAGCCGACCGGTCTACTATAGAGTAGACGACCGGTCGTAGACTTACGCCATGGGACGGATCAGTGACGCCAGGGAGAAGATCCTGGATGCCGCGCACGAGCTGATCGAACTGCGCGGCTACTCGGGGCTGGGCGTGGCGGAGATCTGCAAGGCCGCCGATGTGCCCAAGGGCAGCTTCTACTACTTCTTCGAGTCCAAGGAAGCGCTCGCGCTGGCCGTCATAGACGAGCACTGGGCCGGCGAGCACGGCGACTGGAAGCGGATCCTGCACAGCGACGCCGAGCCCCTGCAGCGCCTGCGGCGGCTGTTCGCCGAGACCGAGGCCGGCCAGCTGGCCGGGCAGCAGAGCTGCGGCACGGTCTCGGGATGCCTGTTCGGCAACCTGACCCTGGAGCTGAGCAACCAGACCGAACCCATCCGTCTGCGCCTGCAGAAGATCTTCGAGGACCAGGTCGACATGGTCGAGCAGGTCGTCACCGAAGCCCAGCAGCGCGGCGAGGTCTCGGTCGCCGACGCCCACGAGGCCGCCCGCTCGGTGGTCGCCCAGCTGGAGGGCCAGGTCATGTTCGCCAAGCTCTACAACAGCCCCCAGCGCCTGGAAACGCTGTGGCACAACTGCCTGTCCCTGCTCGGTGCCCGCGTTCCGCAGGCAGCCTTACCCGCAGGCTGACCGCCCCGCTGCGCGCACGCGGAACGGGGCCCTCGGTCGTCACACCACCGGAGACCACGACGGCAGGGCCGACCGAGGCATTCGCTCGAGCAGCCAGAGTCCCCGGAATCCTGCAATGGCGCAGGCGCGGATGACTCCAGACCAGCCGCCCGCGCTCTGCGGCCCGTCCACTCCCCACCATGGCTGGTCCGGATCAGCCATGCGCCCGCCACAGCCCCGATCTGAAACGCGCTGTCACCCGATAGCAGGGGCCTTGCATGGGTCCGTATGTTCGTACGGCGGCGCGAGCTGTGGTAGAAGCCTGCTGCTATCACGTGGAAGGAAACTGATCGTGGCGGCAGCCCCCCGCCCCGGGGGAGCGTTGAAGCCGACGCTGCACGGTCCAAAGACCTCCAGGTGTGCGCCAGCGTAGAGCTGACGCGCCGGTCGGCAAGCACGGCTCCGGCGTGTCGTGACTTGAGGTAGACGACCGGTCGAATATGTTCTCCTTCATGACGCCATGCATGAGAAGGAAGTCGATGAAATGCGGGTTCTGAAAGTCGGCACCGGCTTCGGCCAGCACCCCGGGCCACCAGAAGCGATGTACAGCGGCGACACCGAGCCGCACCACGTCGGCGTCGTCCAACCAATGCACGAAAGGAACGCCAGTGAACGTTGTCAAAGGCAAACGAGAGCATGCGCAAACCCAGCGCGCCGAGGCTGTGAGTCCAGCAGCCCTGGGCCGACGTGGTCTGCTGGGCGGGCTCGCCGCCTTGCCCGTCCTGTACAGCATCGGATCGGCCACCTCCGCTGCCGCGGCCGCGGCGCCGCAGCCGGGCAGCATCCCAAAGACCGCCGGTGACCTTCTGCGCGGGGCCGAGCGCAGATACCACGCCCCGCTGCTGGTCGCGGGGACCCGCCTGGTGCTGCCTGGCGGCGTCAAGGCCGTGTCCGTCCAGGACTACTACCGCCGGCCGCGCCTGGCCTCGGCCCCGTCCGTGTGGCCGCGCATGACCGGGGCCGACGGCAGCACGGTCGACGCCTCGATCGTCCCCGAACGCGGCGCCCCCACCCGCACCGCGGTCATCAGCGGGTTCACCGAGGGCTGGTACGAGCTCATCCACGCCAACGGCCGGACCGATCGCGTGACCTGGGACGCCGGCAAGCTCTCGTTCCTGGCGCTGCACGGCGAGTTCGGCGCCATGGACGAGGCCCTGTACCGCGACCGCCTCTACACCCTGGCCCTGCAGCCCTTCTCCAGCAATCCGTACACCCGCACCACCCCGACCCTCTAGGAGGAGCGCCATGTCCCACCACCTCGACTACCCGACAGACGAAACCCTCGACATCACCGACGCCTACTGCTTCGCCGGCGCCTGCGGCGACGACGACCCGCGCACGGTGATCGGCATCAACACATCGCCGCTGAAAGGCGAGCCCTGGAACTCCAAGGGCTACTACGAGCTCAAGATCGACACCGACGGCGACCTCGTCGAGGACATCACCTTCCGGGCCACCTTCCCGATCGGCCCCGACGGCACCCAGCACGTCCAGGTCGAGATGCTGACCGGTGACGCCGCCACCGACCGCAGCGCCTCGGGCACCATCATCACGCCGCCCAACGCCCCGGCCGGAGAGGTCGTCGAATGCCGGCACGGCATCAAGCTGTTCGCCGGTCAGCGCACGGACCCGTTCGTCAACTTCGTGCCCTACCCCATCGCCACGACGACCGCACTGAAGGACGGCACGTTCCCAGACTTCGCCGCGGCGGGTCCCCCCAGCGACTTCTTCGCCGGCACTACCGTCCGGTCCTACGTCCTCGAAGTGCCGGTCGAGATCACCGGCAGCGACCAGTTCAACTTCTGGGCGACCACCGCGTACTACGACACCGGGCACAACACCTGGGTCCAGGTCCAGCGCGCCGCCGAGCCCAACATGACCACGTTCTTCGACTTCGCCAACGGCACGGCGCACGTGGACTACAACGGCTCCGTCCCCACCGACGACCTCGTGGGCCGGCCCGCCCACCCGGCAACCGATCCGGCCTCGGGAATCTGGGGCCAGGTCAGGGACAACATCGCCGCGGTCGTCCAGGCCGGCAACACCTTCGGCAAGCACCCGCACCACTTCCCCACCGCGCGGGCTTACGGCGCCTGGGCGGCGGACGCCCTGCTCCCGAACGTCATCCGGTTCACCCCCGGCACCGCCGCGGACTGGAACCCCTGGCACGGCCTTCAGAACGGCAAGGGCCTGTCAGAGGACATCGGCTCCAACATCATCAAGATGATCGTGAACGAGGACTTC
Coding sequences:
- a CDS encoding LysR family transcriptional regulator is translated as MGGVELRQLQYFVVVAEELNFRRAADRLFIAGPSLSQQIKALEHDLGVRLFDRDRRSVTLTPAGAALLPHTRSLLERAEDLRSRAARISGSEPVRLGYVNWLPPDLNARASAVARLHVDAWVAPSHTQAARVADGSLDLAVCWIDAEGLERHDLNARLLGADRLYAVTAGPDPTPVRARDTAVLLDDDTTSWESWNVYAQQIADDTGAQAEHILDGGITGPAFFDHVRRSRRPIINSPKGQTTPLPPDLIQRPVIDPKIYWTWSLVWRRNEVRAAVLATVDALTQGTPDTGIHAPGAWVPATDPHKT
- a CDS encoding DUF4331 family protein encodes the protein MSHHLDYPTDETLDITDAYCFAGACGDDDPRTVIGINTSPLKGEPWNSKGYYELKIDTDGDLVEDITFRATFPIGPDGTQHVQVEMLTGDAATDRSASGTIITPPNAPAGEVVECRHGIKLFAGQRTDPFVNFVPYPIATTTALKDGTFPDFAAAGPPSDFFAGTTVRSYVLEVPVEITGSDQFNFWATTAYYDTGHNTWVQVQRAAEPNMTTFFDFANGTAHVDYNGSVPTDDLVGRPAHPATDPASGIWGQVRDNIAAVVQAGNTFGKHPHHFPTARAYGAWAADALLPNVIRFTPGTAADWNPWHGLQNGKGLSEDIGSNIIKMIVNEDFSSGLKPVPLLDYFPYVSPPPTS
- a CDS encoding TetR family transcriptional regulator; its protein translation is MGRISDAREKILDAAHELIELRGYSGLGVAEICKAADVPKGSFYYFFESKEALALAVIDEHWAGEHGDWKRILHSDAEPLQRLRRLFAETEAGQLAGQQSCGTVSGCLFGNLTLELSNQTEPIRLRLQKIFEDQVDMVEQVVTEAQQRGEVSVADAHEAARSVVAQLEGQVMFAKLYNSPQRLETLWHNCLSLLGARVPQAALPAG
- a CDS encoding muconolactone Delta-isomerase family protein: MQEFLVEITTTIPEGTEQAEVDSRRAAEAVRAAELAATGNLFRLWRPVGEMRSLGIWRADDETALHEKVLDTLPLRSWMTLKVTALQPHPNDPGKDDAAQ
- a CDS encoding SDR family NAD(P)-dependent oxidoreductase, whose product is MTTAGQKVAVITGASQGIGAGLVAAYRKLGYGVVATSRSIAPSSDPDVLTVRGDISDPATAERVIAAGIERFGRIDTLVNNAGVFIAKPFAEYTATDYESAIGVNLTGFFRITQLAAERMLAQGSGHIVQITTSLVDHASSDVTSVLASLTKGGLQSATKALAIEYAGRGVRANAVALGIVKTPMHPEAYYEMLAAMHPLGRMGEVDDVTEAVIYLEGAAFVTGEILHVDGGQSAGR
- a CDS encoding YbfB/YjiJ family MFS transporter, which translates into the protein MGVGRFAYTPILPLMHAQAGLTASTGARLASANYIGYLIGALGGILLTALARSRAVLRASLVVLTATLAAMPATHAVPVWEALRLLAGVASALVFVVAVSALLSNLRGHPPSLAGWGFGGVGAGIALSGLLVLALRAVGDWRAAWCGAAALAALLSVGAWGLRPEAAPSPDLALHVTRRPSASGNRRRFGALFLSYSLEGVGYIIAGTFLVAAIEQTSPGWIGSGAWVLVGLAAVPSPALWARLGRRSSAPDLLVVALLVQAVGIALPAMLSSAVAAVVSAALFGATFLGVSTIALGFGAHLRFPRSVALLTAGYSIGQILGPLTAAPLLHHGYHQALLLAAAIVLASAATAATLRIGNPDHAVTP
- a CDS encoding Ohr family peroxiredoxin → MEAIYTGVATANGRAERAVSADGQLDLKLAFPPALGGDGAGTNPEQLFAAGYAACYSSTLGVVGRERNLDTGEVSVTAEISIGNDDDAAGLAISAVLRIELPEHLQNTEGRRLVKLAHAACPYSKATRGNIPVDLVVVE
- a CDS encoding YbhB/YbcL family Raf kinase inhibitor-like protein yields the protein MSTNANGPFARLPEVPSFTVASTTVADGAARSLDQRSGILGVPGGKDVSPQLSWSGAPAGTKSYAVTVYDPDAPTGSGFWHWALADIPATVTELPEGVGDDTGSGLLAGAFQLPNDARAARYLGAAPPAGHGQHRYFIVVHALDTASIGVPAEATPAFLGFTMTSHILGRAVLIATAETPA
- a CDS encoding SgcJ/EcaC family oxidoreductase translates to MNQATHEVDAVREVVERWMAAFNSHDLTAMAGLFAPDALFQGFGPEPLVSRDAVAEYYGAVPGYRRAEDVSVLHAWAIGQDAAGGFVDVTFRDPADWEARVYLSLVLQRADERWEILQYHVSRVSNEH